The sequence CTGCCCTGGACCGGGATGCCGATGCTCGTCGCCCCCATCGCCGGAATGCTCTCCGACCGGTTCGGCGGCCGCCCGGTGGTCGTCACGGGGCTCGCCCTCCAGGCCGCAGGCCTCGGGCTGTTCGCCATGGCCATCGCCCCGGACGCCTCCTACGTCTCGCAGCTTCCCGGCCTGATCGTCGGCGGCATCGGGATGGCCCTGTACTTCGCCCCGGCCGCCAGCCTGGTGATGTCCAGCGTCCGCCCCGGTGAGCAGGGCATCGCCTCCGGTGCCAACAACGCCCTGCGCGAGGTCGGCGGCGCCCTCGGGGTCGCCGTGCTCACCACCGTCTTCGCCTCGCAGGGCGGCCTCGAATCCGCGCAGTCCTTCACCGACGGGACCGTGCCGGCCGTCTGGATCGGCTCCGGAGTGGTCGCCCTGGCCGCGCTCGTCGCCCTGATGATCCCCGGCCGCCGCGCCGCCGCGACGTCCGGGCCCGCCACGGAGGCGGCCGGGACGCAGGAGCGCACCGAGGAGCGGGTCTCCGTTCCCGCCTGACGCGCCCCGTACACCCGGTACGGTCCGTGGCCCCGCCCAGCGGCGGGGCCACGGACCGTACTCTTGTCCCCGTGCAGGAACTCCACGACGCCCCCCTCGCCCCCCTGACCACCTTCCGGCTCGGCGGCCCCGCCACCCGTCTCCTCACCGCCACCACGGACGCCGAGGTCGTCGACGCCGTGCGCGAGGCGGACGACAGCGGCACCCCGCTCCTGATCATCGGCGGCGGCAGCAACCTGGTCATCGGCGACAAGGGCTTCGAGGGCACCGCCCTGCGCATCGCCACCAAGGGCTTCGTGCTCGACGGCGGCTCCCTGGAACTGGCGGCCGGCGAGGTCTGGACCGACGCCGTCGCCCGCACCGTGGAGGCCGGTCTCGCCGGCCTCGAATGCCTGGCCGGCATCCCCGGCTCGGCGGGCGCCACGCCGATCCAGAACGTCGGCGCGTACGGGCAGGAGGTGTCCTCCACCATCACGGAGGTCGTCGCCTACGACCGGCGCACCCGCGAAACGGTCGTCCTGCCCAACTCCGAGTGCGCCTTCTCCTACCGGCACAGCCGCTTCAAGGCCGAACCCGACCGGTACGTGGTGCTGCGCGTCCGCTTCGGCCTGGAGGAGTCCGGGGGCCTGTCGGCACCCCTGAAGTACCCCGAGACCGCGCGGGCCATGGGCGTCGAGGAGGGCGACCGCGTTCCCGCGGCCGCCGCCCGCGAAACCGTGCTCCGGCTGCGCGCCGGGAAGGGCATGGTGCTGGACCCCGAGGACCACGACACCTGGTCGGCCGGGTCCTTCTTCACCAATCCGATCCTGGAGCGGGCCGAGTTCGACGCGTTCCTGGCCCGCGTCGCGGACCGGCTCGGCCCCGAGGTCACGCCCCCCGCCTTCCCGGCCGGTGAGGGGCGCACCAAGACCTCCGCCGCCTGGCTCATCGACCGGGCCGGCTTCACCAAGGGCTACGGCACCGGGCCCGCCCGCATCTCCACCAAGCACACCCTCGCCCTCACCAACCGGGGGGCGGCGACCACCGAGGACCTGCTGGCGCTGGCCCGCGAGGTCGTCGCCGGGGTGCACGCGGCCTTCGGCGTCACCCTCGTCAACGAACCGGTGACGGTGGGCGTGAGCCTGTAGCGGGCCTCCGGGGGCTTCAGTACGCCACGCCCACGCCCTGCTTCACCGACGCCGGGTCGTCGATCAGCGCCAGCATCGCGTGCGCCACGTCGGCCCGGGAGATGGACCGGCCGCTGCGCGGGTTGCTCCCGACCACCGTCCGGTACGTGCCCGTCAGCGGCCCATTCGTGAGCTTCGGGGGCCGCACCGACGTCCAGTCCGTGGCGGAGGCCGCGAGCGCCGCCTCCATCGCGGTGAGGTCCGCGTACACCTCCTTGAGGATCGCGCCGATCATCGAGAGCATCATCCGGTCGAGCAGCGGGTCGTCGGCGGGCTGCGGGGCGACCGGGGCGGCGCTGACCACCAGCAGCCGCCGGGTGCCCTCCGCCTCCATCGCCGTCAGCACGGAGCGGGTCAGCCGCTCCGCGATCCCGTCCGCCTTGCGGCCCTTCGCGCCGAGGCCGGAGAGGACCGCGTCGCGGCCCGCCACCGCCTCGCGCAGCGCCTCCGGGTCGTCGACCCGGGCCGCCGTGTGGACGGTGACGTCCGAGAGCGGGACCGCGAGCCGCGCGGGATCGCGGACCACCGCCGTCACCTCGTGCCCCGCCGCCACCGCCTGGCGGACGATCTCCTGACCGATACCGCCTGTCGCACCGAACACCGTGAGCTTCATGTCACACCCCTCCCAAGGTGGGTAAGTATTCACTCACCTCTAGAGTGAGTGGGTATTCACCCACCCGTCAAGCTTTGTTGGAGCACACATGGAGCAGAAGCCGGCCCGCGTGCGTCTCGTCGACGCCGCCCATCAGCTCATGCTCACCAAGGGCCTGGCCCGGACCACCACCAAGGAGATCGCCAAGGCGGCAGGCTGCTCGGAGGCCGCGCTCTACAAGCACTTCCTCAGCAAGGAGGAGCTGTTCGTGGTGGTCCTCAAGGAGCGGCTGCCCAAGATCGACCTCCGGCAGCTCATCGACGACCCGGGCGCGGGGGAGCGGTCGGTCGAGGAGAACCTCGCCGTCATCGCCCGCCAGGCCGCCCTGTTCTACGAGCAGAGCTTCCCGATCGCCGCGTCCCTGTACGCCGAACCGAGGCTCAAGGAGCGCCACGACGCGGCCATGCGCGAGCTGGGCACCGGCCCCCACCTGCCCATTCGCGGCGTCGCCGGCTATCTGAGGGCCGAACAGACCGCCGGACGCATCCGGGCCGACGCCGACACCTACGCGGCCGCCTCACTGCTCCTGGGGGCCTGCGCCCAGCGCGCGTTCGCCTACGACGCCACGGCGGACGGCGAGCCGTCCCAGTCGCTCGACGACTTCGCCGCGTCCCTGGCCCGCACCCTGCTCCGGGGCCTGGCGGACTGAGGGCTCAGGCCACCGGCTCCGCGAGCCACGCGTCGACCCCCGCCAGCAGCTCCGCCCGCACCGGCTCGGGCGCCGACGACCCCCGTACCGACTGGCGGGCCAGCTCGGCCAGTTCCTCGTCCGTGAACGCGTGGTGGCGGCGCACCAGGTCGTACTGCGCGGCCAGCCGGGAGCCGAAGAGCAGCGGGTCGTCCGCGCCGAGCGCCATCGGCACCCCGGCGTCGAACAGGGTGCGCAGGGGGACATCGGCGGGCTTCTCGTAGACGCCGAGCGCCACGTTCGACGCGGGGCACACCTCGCAGGTCACCCCGGCCTCCGCCAGCCGGCGCATCAGCCGGGGGTCCTCCGCCGCCCGCACGCCGTGCCCGACCCGGGCCGCGTCGAGGTCGTCCAGGCAGTCCCGGACGCTGGAAGGGCCCGACAGCTCGCCCCCGTGCGGAGCGGCGAGCAGGCCGCCCTCCCGGGCGATGGCGAAGGCCCGGTCGAAGTCGCGGGCCATCCCGCGCCGCTCGTCGTTGGAGAGGCCGAAGCCGACGACGCCCTGGTCCGCGTACCGCACGGCGAGGCGCGCGAGGGTCCTGGCGTCCAGCGGGTGCTTCATCCGGTTCGCCGCGATGACCACCCGGATCGGCAGCCCGGTCTCGCGCGAGGCGGCGTCCACCGCGTCCAGGATGATCTCGATCGCCGGGATCAGCCCGCCGAGCAGCGGCGCGTACGAGGTGGGGTCGACCTGGATCTCCAGCCAGCCCGACCCGTCCGCCACGTCCTCCTGGGCGGCCTCGCGCACGAGGCGCTGGATGTCCTCGGGGGCCCGCAGGCAGGACCGGGCGATGTCGTAGAGCCGCTGGAAGCGGAACCAGCCCCGTTCGTCCGTCGCACGCAGTTTGGGCGGCTCGCCGCCGGTCAGGGCCTCGGGCAGCCGCACTCCGTACTTGTCGGCGAGTTCCAGCAGCGTCGTGGGCCGCATCGACCCGGTGAAGTGCAGGTGCAGGTGGGCCTTGGGCAACAGACGTACATCGCGTTCCATTGCAAGATCCTGCCGCACGGACGGGGTGGCGCGGTAGCCGCTTTCCCCATCGAGTTGCCCGTCGAACGCGAAAGCGACCCCCGGTCCGGGAACCGGGGGTCGCTTCTACGGGCAGGAGGCGGAGTTACGCCTTCGCCTCGCCCAGCAGCTTCTGGAGCCGCGACACGCCCTCGACGAGGTCGTCGTCGCCCAGCGCGTACGACAGACGCAGGTAACCCGGCGTGCCGAACGCCTCGCCCGGGACCACCGCCACCTCGGCCTCGTCCAGGATCAGCGCCGCCAGCTCGACCGAGGTCGCCGGGCGCTTGCCGCGGATCTCCTTGCCGAGCAGCTCCTTCACCGAGGGGTAGGCGTAGAACGCGCCCTCGGGCTCCGGGCAGAAGACGCCGTCGATGTCGTTGAGCATCCGCACGATGGTCTTGCGGCGCCGGTCGAACGCGGTGCGCATCTCGGCGACCGCGTCCAGGTTCCCCGAGATGGCGGCCAGCGCGGCGGCCTGCGAGACGTTGGCGACGTTGGACGTGGCGTGCGACTGGAGGTTGGTCGCGGCCTTCACGACGTCCTTGGGACCGATGATCCACCCGACGCGCCAGCCGGTCATCGCGTACGTCTTGGCGACGCCGTTGACCACGATGCACTTGTCGCGCAGCTCGGGCACGATCGCCGGCAGCGAGGTGAACTTCGCGTCCCCGTAGACCAGGTGCTCGTAGATCTCGTCGGTCATCACCCACAGGCCGTGCTCGACGGCCCAGCGGCCGATCGCCTCGGCGTCCGCCTCGCTGTAGACCGCGCCGGTCGGGTTCGACGGGGAGACGAACAGGACGACCTTCGTACGCTCGGTACGGGCCGCCTCCAGCTGCTCCACGGAGACCCGGTAACCGGTGGTCTCGTCGGCGACGACCTCCACCGGGACGCCGCCGGCCAGCCGGATCGACTCGGGGTAGGTGGTCCAGTAGGGCGCCGGGACGATGACCTCGTCGCCCGGGTCGAGGATCGCGGCGAACGCCTCGTAGATCGCCTGCTTGCCGCCGTTGGTCACCAGGATCTGGGAGGCGTCGACCTCGTACCCGGAGTCGCGCAGCGTCTTCTCCGCGATGGCGGCCTTGAGCTCGGGGAGCCCGCCCGCCGGGGTGTAGCGGTGGTACTTCGGGGTGCGGCAGGCCTCGACCGCGGCGTCGACGATGTAGCCGGGCGTCGGGAAGTCGGGCTCGCCGGCACCGAAGCCGATCACCGGACGGCCGGCGGCCTTGAGGGCCTTGGCCTTGGCGTCGACGGCGAGGGTGGCGGACTCGGAGATGGCACCGATGCGGGCGGAGACCCGGCTCTCGGACGGAGAAGTAGCAGCGCTCATGCCCCCCATGCTCGCAGACCGTTTTCCGCGTCGGCACAGGGGTTTCAGGGACCGGACAGCACTCGGACAGCATGCGGACACGAAGAGAGCAGGAGCGGTCAGGAGCTATCTGTTCGACGCCGGGCCGCTGAGCACGTACACTCACCTGTCGTTGGCCTTCACCAGCCGCACCGTTCCTGCACTCGGGTCATCCGGGAACATGCGGTAGGTTGGTGGAAACCACAAAGGGTCGTAGCTCAATTGGTAGAGCACTGGTCTCCAAAACCAGCGGTTGGGGGTTCAAGTCCCTCCGGCCCTGCTACACACTCCTTCGCCAGGATGTGTGCGCATGTACGTACTTCACTGCACCGCCGTGCGGCTCCACCGGGCGCGGCACGGCCATGACCCGGAATCAGGTGAGAAGCGTGACGGACGCCGTGGGCTCCATCGACATGCCTGATGCCGAGGACGAAGTCCCCGAGTCGAAGAAGAAGACCCGGAAGGGCGGCAAGCGCGGAAAGAAGGGCCCTCTGGGCCGTCTCGCGCTCTTCTACCGCCAGATCATCGCGGAGCTGC is a genomic window of Streptomyces sp. NBC_00708 containing:
- a CDS encoding UDP-N-acetylmuramate dehydrogenase — encoded protein: MQELHDAPLAPLTTFRLGGPATRLLTATTDAEVVDAVREADDSGTPLLIIGGGSNLVIGDKGFEGTALRIATKGFVLDGGSLELAAGEVWTDAVARTVEAGLAGLECLAGIPGSAGATPIQNVGAYGQEVSSTITEVVAYDRRTRETVVLPNSECAFSYRHSRFKAEPDRYVVLRVRFGLEESGGLSAPLKYPETARAMGVEEGDRVPAAAARETVLRLRAGKGMVLDPEDHDTWSAGSFFTNPILERAEFDAFLARVADRLGPEVTPPAFPAGEGRTKTSAAWLIDRAGFTKGYGTGPARISTKHTLALTNRGAATTEDLLALAREVVAGVHAAFGVTLVNEPVTVGVSL
- a CDS encoding NAD(P)H-binding protein, coding for MKLTVFGATGGIGQEIVRQAVAAGHEVTAVVRDPARLAVPLSDVTVHTAARVDDPEALREAVAGRDAVLSGLGAKGRKADGIAERLTRSVLTAMEAEGTRRLLVVSAAPVAPQPADDPLLDRMMLSMIGAILKEVYADLTAMEAALAASATDWTSVRPPKLTNGPLTGTYRTVVGSNPRSGRSISRADVAHAMLALIDDPASVKQGVGVAY
- a CDS encoding TetR/AcrR family transcriptional regulator, with amino-acid sequence MEQKPARVRLVDAAHQLMLTKGLARTTTKEIAKAAGCSEAALYKHFLSKEELFVVVLKERLPKIDLRQLIDDPGAGERSVEENLAVIARQAALFYEQSFPIAASLYAEPRLKERHDAAMRELGTGPHLPIRGVAGYLRAEQTAGRIRADADTYAAASLLLGACAQRAFAYDATADGEPSQSLDDFAASLARTLLRGLAD
- a CDS encoding adenosine deaminase, translating into MERDVRLLPKAHLHLHFTGSMRPTTLLELADKYGVRLPEALTGGEPPKLRATDERGWFRFQRLYDIARSCLRAPEDIQRLVREAAQEDVADGSGWLEIQVDPTSYAPLLGGLIPAIEIILDAVDAASRETGLPIRVVIAANRMKHPLDARTLARLAVRYADQGVVGFGLSNDERRGMARDFDRAFAIAREGGLLAAPHGGELSGPSSVRDCLDDLDAARVGHGVRAAEDPRLMRRLAEAGVTCEVCPASNVALGVYEKPADVPLRTLFDAGVPMALGADDPLLFGSRLAAQYDLVRRHHAFTDEELAELARQSVRGSSAPEPVRAELLAGVDAWLAEPVA
- a CDS encoding pyridoxal phosphate-dependent aminotransferase; the encoded protein is MSAATSPSESRVSARIGAISESATLAVDAKAKALKAAGRPVIGFGAGEPDFPTPGYIVDAAVEACRTPKYHRYTPAGGLPELKAAIAEKTLRDSGYEVDASQILVTNGGKQAIYEAFAAILDPGDEVIVPAPYWTTYPESIRLAGGVPVEVVADETTGYRVSVEQLEAARTERTKVVLFVSPSNPTGAVYSEADAEAIGRWAVEHGLWVMTDEIYEHLVYGDAKFTSLPAIVPELRDKCIVVNGVAKTYAMTGWRVGWIIGPKDVVKAATNLQSHATSNVANVSQAAALAAISGNLDAVAEMRTAFDRRRKTIVRMLNDIDGVFCPEPEGAFYAYPSVKELLGKEIRGKRPATSVELAALILDEAEVAVVPGEAFGTPGYLRLSYALGDDDLVEGVSRLQKLLGEAKA
- the secE gene encoding preprotein translocase subunit SecE; protein product: MTDAVGSIDMPDAEDEVPESKKKTRKGGKRGKKGPLGRLALFYRQIIAELRKVVWPTRNQLTTYTTVVIVFVVVMIGLVTVIDFGFARVVKYVFG